The genomic interval AGATTGGTTCCCTCAAGCGGATACAGTGACTACTGAGCGCCACCAAGAGCGCCACTTCAAGACCTGATGATGAGGATCAACCATGGTTTCATCCACCCCCACGCAACATTACGCGCGCCTGTCCATCGCCCTGCATTGGCTGATGCTGGTGCTACTGGCCGTCGTATACGCCTGCATCGAGTTTCGCGGCCTGTTCCCCAAGGACAGCGCCGAGCGCAATCTGATGAAGGACCTGCACTTCATGCTGGGCCTGACCGTGTTCGTGCTGGTCTGGCTGCGCCTGGCTGTGCGCCTGAGCCGCCCCACCCCGCCCATCCTGCCCAAGCCACCGGCCTGGCAGACCGGCCTTGCCCACCTGATGCACCTGGCGCTGTACCTGCTGATGATCGGCCTACCCCTCGCCGGCTGGCTGATTTTGAGTGCCGCCGACAAGCCAGTCCCTTTTTATGGGATGGAACTGCCGCACCTCATCGGCGCGGACCCAGACCAGGCCAAATTCATCAAAGGCTGGCATGAACGCATCGGCAGCTGGGGTTACTGGCTGATCGGCCTGCATGCAGTGGCCGGGCTGTATCACCACTACGTGCAGCGCGACAACACGCTGCTGCGCATGCTGCCCTACAAATAACCGCGCCGGCCTTGCAGGCCACCGGTATGCAGCACGATCAGGCGGGTGCCGGGCGCGAACAGGCCGGCCTCGACCTGCTCGCGCAGCGCCAGCAGGGCCTTGCCGGTGTAGAGCGCTTCTAGCGGCACGCCTGTGTGCCGCTCGCAAGCGTCGATGAACGCCAGCAGCTCGTCGTCGGTCCGAGCGAAACCGCCCCGGCAGGCATCATGAAGTTGATAGCCACTGCCGCCGCCCAGATCCATCACAACGTCCGGCACGCCGTGATCGCGGGGCACCGCCAGCGCGCCGTGCACGTCATGCGCGCCCGCCTCTGCCAGCACCAGGCCGGCCAACGTTGTACCGGTACCCACGGCCAGCCACCAGGCGCTGTAATCGTCCCAACCGATCTCGGCCAGTTGCGCGCGCGCCTGCGCGACGATCAACCCGCAACCCTGCGCGCCGGCCAAGCCGCCGCCGCCTTCGGGAATGCAGTGCCAACCGGGGTAGCGTTCCTGCCAGGGC from Pseudomonas kermanshahensis carries:
- the cybB gene encoding cytochrome b561 yields the protein MVSSTPTQHYARLSIALHWLMLVLLAVVYACIEFRGLFPKDSAERNLMKDLHFMLGLTVFVLVWLRLAVRLSRPTPPILPKPPAWQTGLAHLMHLALYLLMIGLPLAGWLILSAADKPVPFYGMELPHLIGADPDQAKFIKGWHERIGSWGYWLIGLHAVAGLYHHYVQRDNTLLRMLPYK
- a CDS encoding pyridoxal-phosphate dependent enzyme, which gives rise to MDFLDLPQAPLHPLNLPWLQNAKVEVAILRLDLIDPLISGNKWFKLRHHLQHAHESGAPGLISLGGSHSNHLHALAAAGKRFGFATAGLLRGHPQDTPTVRDLQALGMHVHWLGYGGYRARHEAGFWQPWQERYPGWHCIPEGGGGLAGAQGCGLIVAQARAQLAEIGWDDYSAWWLAVGTGTTLAGLVLAEAGAHDVHGALAVPRDHGVPDVVMDLGGGSGYQLHDACRGGFARTDDELLAFIDACERHTGVPLEALYTGKALLALREQVEAGLFAPGTRLIVLHTGGLQGRRGYL